The Solanum lycopersicum chromosome 6, SLM_r2.1 genome has a window encoding:
- the LOC138349244 gene encoding uncharacterized protein, whose translation MVAAGATSASGSSVDLKKGIRVQGTLTLRGVQNLDEAESSLRKAMEVMYSIPERNVTSVAILIVESADMALMPISVAGRAGHMGAAAVEPSKRNIFYALKGKEEQEKSADVVIDMLHVFSTSVYALLDPSSTLSFVTPLLALTFEISPELQGSSFFSKIDLRSGYHQLWVRDEDIPKTTFCIGYGLYEFLVMSFGLTNALVAFMDLMNRVFHEYLYSFVIVFIDDILIYSKTKEEHEQHLRLTLYVLRQHQLYAKFSKCDFWLRSVSFQGHVVSVNNLEVDPKKTEAVKNRTKPLIPTDIHSFLGFSSYYHRFLAVVVFAPKLWKHYLYGVHVDMFTAHKSLQYIFAQRELNLRQPRWLEQLNDYDMNFHYHQFKKGHHLDQVLLELKDSMLVKMNESFVLGGDDILRYQDRLCVPDGDNLRTVPWFQIFDTSRFHKDKSLSTHVKLSTAFHPQTDGQAERTIQTSEYMLSACVIDLRGSWDDHLPLIEFSYNKSYHSSIGMAQFEALSPVGWFEVEESHAFWSRVHSRGLEKVMVIRDRLVTAYNRKKSYADNRKQPLEFDVGDQCLGNAASIVTIERLGVDEDLSYEKVPVEILDQHVKQLINKEIARVKVLWRNHLVEGAKSEAKDDMRSLYPHLVNS comes from the exons ATGGTGGCAGCAGGAGCAACTTCGGCATCCGGGAGCAGCGTAGATTTAAAAAAGGGCATCAGAGTTCAGGGAACTCTAACTCTAAGAGGAGTGCAAAACCTAGATGAGGCAGAATCAAGCCTAAGAAAGGCAATGGAGGTGATGTACAGCATCCCGGAAAGGAATGTGACAAGTGTGGCCATACTCATAGTGGAGAGTGCAGACATGGCACTAATGCCTATTTCGGTTGCGGGAAGAGCAGGTCACATG GGTGCAGCAGCAGTCGAGCCTTCCAAGAGAAACATATTCTACGCCCTGAAGGGCaaggaggagcaggagaagtccgctgatgtggtcatAGATATGCTGCatgtattctcaacttctgtttatgccttacttgatccaaGTTCTACACTTTCCTTTGTGACTCCTTTACTTGCTCTCACTTTTGAGATATCGCCGGAA CttcaagggtctagtttcttctcgaagattgatcttcgttcagggtaccATCAGCTTTGGGTTAGGGATGAAGATATCCCAAAGACAACCTTTTGTATCGGTTATGGTCtttatgagttcctagtcatgtcatttggtctcactaatgcactagttgcatttatggatctcatgaacagaGTCTTCCATGAATACCTTTACTCTTTCGTTATAGTATTTATTGACGACATTCTCATTTACTCTAAGActaaggaagagcatgaacaacatttgagactaaccttgtaCGTACTAagacaacatcagttgtatgccaaattcagcaagtgtgattTCTGGCTTAGATCAGTGTCCTTCCAGGGTCATGTTGTGTCAGTCAATAATTTGGAGGTAGACCCCAAGAAGACTGAGGCTGTTAAGAACAGGACAAAACCTCTTATTCCCACTGATATCCATAGCTTCTTGGGTTTTTCTAGTTATTATCATAGATTC TTGGCAGTTGTGGTGTTTGCACCAAAACTATGGaaacactacttgtatggagtgcatgtaGATATGTTCACAGCccacaagagtctccaatacATTTTCGCACAGAGGGAGTTGAACCTACGTCAGCCGAGATGGTTGGAGCAGTTGAATGACTATGACATGAATTTTCACTACCATCAG TTCAAGAAGGGTCATCATCTTGATCAAGTGTTGCTGGAGTTGAAGGACTCAATGTTGGtaaagatgaatgagtctttcgTTTTGGGAGGTGACGacatacttaggtaccaagACAGGCTGTGTGTACCAGATGGGGATAATTTGCGGACAGTCCCATGGTTCCAAATATTtgatacatccaggttccacaaagat AAGAGCTTAAGCACGCATGTAAAgcttagtactgcctttcatcctcaaactgatgggcaggcagagcgtaccattcagacatCGGAGTACATGTTAAGTGCGTGTGTGATTGATTTGAGAGGTAGTTGGGACGACCATCtccctttgatagagttctcgtataataagagttatcactccagcattgggatggcacagtttgaggcact gtctccagttgggtggttcgaggttgaaGAGAGTCATGCATTTTGGTCCAGAGTTCATTCAAGAGGCCTTGAGAAGGTCATggtgattagggacaggttggtTACTGCTTACAATCGGAAGAAGTCttatgcagacaacagaaaaCAGCctttagagtttgatgttggtgaccag TGCCTTGGTAATGCAGCATCAATTGTTACTATTGAACGTTTGGGAGttgatgaagacttgtcctatgagaAGGTTcctgttgagattttagaccAACATGTAAAGCAGCTGATAAATAAGGAGATTGCCAGAGTaaaggtattgtggaggaaccatcttgttgagggtgctaaaTCGGAGGCCAAGGACGATATGAGATCCCTCTACCCTCATCTTGTCAACTCTTGA